Sequence from the Fragaria vesca subsp. vesca linkage group LG4, FraVesHawaii_1.0, whole genome shotgun sequence genome:
AGTAAGGTAGACCATTCTTTGTTTATCTTTCATCATGGATCCCATACAATTTACCTGCTTCTTTATGTGGACGATATTGTAGTCATTGGTAGTCATGACCGAATCGTTGAGAGCTTCATTTATGCTCTTAGCCGCGGTTTTGACATCAAAGATTTGGGACCACTCTACTATTTCCTTAGCTTACAGGTCTCCTCCTCCTCCACTGGTCTTCACGTTGATCAACTCAAATATGCTCATGACCTCCTTCAGAAGCATGATCTACTCCTCAATCAACCAATGAGCACACCCTTGGCGGCTATTGATGGCGAAGCCTCCTCTCAAGGCTATTGATGGTGAGCTCCTTGCCAACCCAACTATCTTTCGTGAACTTGTTAGGTCACTCCAGTACCTCACCATCACACGCTCAGACATTTCTTTCGCCGTTAACTCTATTGCCCAGTATATGAGTCAGCCTCGTACCACTCATCTCATTGTTGCCAACAGAATTTTGTGCTACATCAAGGGTATTCTTGATCATGGACTCTCATTTCGTCCTCAACATCATCCGGTGCATCTTTTTGCTTACTCAGACGCAGATTGGGCTGGCTGCTTTGATTCTCGCCGCTCCACCTCTGGTTATCTTGTCTATCTTGGTTCAAATTTAATATCATGGTGCTCCAAGAAGAAACCCACTGTGGCTCATTCAAGTGTTGAACAAGTGCTGAAGATGAGTATCGCTCTCTTGCACATGCCTCGACTGAAACAACCTGTTTAGGCTATTTATTATTTGAACTTGGCGTGCACATTACACTTCCTATTATGCTTCATTGTGATAGTCTAAGTGCAACCTACATGACCTCTAACCCGGTATTCATGCCCGCACCAAACACCAACCTACAACTTTGTTTGTGAAAAAGTTGTTCTTGGCAGCCACCGTGTTTGTTATATTCTTTCGGTTGATCAACGAGCTGACCTTCTCACAAATCCTCTTTACAAACATCGCCATAATCAAAGAGTAAAATATCGCATTTCGAGGATATATCGACGATCTAAAAATTAGAAATTTCGAGGAGATATCGAGACTATGAAAATTTAAATATATCATATATATGAAGTTCATATTCATTCGTAGAGTATAATGCTGAAATGTGGTTGGTAGTTTGTAAATAAGTTGCAAGTATTAAAAATATATTCGTAATAGAAGAGTGTGTGTGTGTATATATATTATATAAGTTGTAAGTATTAACCAAATGCAAACTCAGCAGAGGTGGTTAACCTTGAAGAGTTATTCAAGGGTGACTAGGGTTCGATTCCCATGAACTGAGTTTAGGGTTTAGGGTTTAGGGTTCGATTCCCGTCAGCAATTTAACTGAGAAAATTGACGGAATGACTATTTGGATGAAAAATCGTGATTTTAAGAACCATTCAGATTCAAATAAAACCACAAGGACTGAACAGATGTCGACTTCAAACCACAATGACTATACAGTATTTTACCCTTGATTCATTGTAATTACTCCATTTATTTATGTCCATAATCTCATTGTAATTGTAGATCAAACACAGCTATATAGCTTGTACTTGTAATCAGTTTCAGGTAAAGGAAAACACAATTCTACAATTTCTACACTTAGCGCGCATATAGTGAGTGATGTCTGAAAGTTACATCTACAATGATACGGAAACATCAAACATGTTTGAACAAGGTACTGCCAGTAGAAAATGAAACAAATTCCGAGTTGCTATATATAAGTTGTTCTTTTGTTCTTTGATTGTGTGAATGGGGTTATTTCCCCTCTGTTGTTTGCCAGCTATGTGGTTCTTAAAGGAAAAGATGTTTTGGCTGAATGAATAATTGTATTCAACTGTGAGATATATATACAAAGCACCTAGTCTACATCGCTTGTAGGATACCAGTAAGGCAAGACATCTATCACAATTACAACTGAATCAAAAGATTGATTCATACTATACTACGGAATCACACTACTTAATACAATATTCTTGCATATCAAGATAATATCTATACAAATCTACAAGATATACTTTCCAACACTCCCCCTCAAGTTGGAGAGTGTATATCAATAACTCCCAACTTGCACATGAGTTGTCTAAACTTTTCTTTGCCCAAAGCTTTTGTAAAAACATCTGCCAATTGTTGTGAAGAAATCACAAATCGAGTATTAACTTCACCTTCAACAATTTTATCCCGAATAAAATGACAAACCATTTCAATATGTCAAGTTCTCTCATGAAACACAGGATTTTTAGCAATGTGCAAAGCAGTTTGATTATCACAATGTAAAACAGCAGGACTCATAACAGGCATATGCAAATCTGCAAATAAATAACGTAGCCAAGTAAGCTCACAGCAAGTACCTGCCATTGCTTTGTACTCAGCTTCTGCACTTGATAAAGATACAGTCTTTTGCCTCTTGGTCCTCCATGAAATTAAAGAATTTCCCATAAATACACAATAGCCTGTAGTAGAGCGGCGGGTAATAGGACAACCCGCCCAATTAGAATCGCAGAAAGCCTTCAGATTTAAATAGTTATTGGCATGGAGAAGTAAACCTTGACTAGGAGAAGACTTCGGGTAACGAACAACTCGAAGAGCAGCAGTCATATGTTGTGAGCGAGGTTCATGCATAAACCGGCTAAGAATATGTACTGAGTATGTAATGTCGGGTCTAGTAATGGTCAAATAAATCAGCCGACCAACCAGGCGCCGATATGCAGCAGGGTCTTTGAGTAATTCTCCTTTATTTGAAAGCTTGGATTCTTCCATTGGAAACTCAACCGGCTTAGCACCCAAGTAGCCACTATCTTTGATAATTTCCAAGGTATATTTGCGTTGAGATATGTAAATCTTTTTCTTGGAACGAGCTACTTCAATGCCAAAGAAGAATTTTAGATCACCAAGATCTTTGATGCGAAAACAAGTATGGAGGAATTGCTTCAGAGCATTAATAGACTCCATATTGTTTCCTGTTATCAGAATGTCATCCACATATATTAACAAAACAGTGAAAGATGTACCATGCTTGCGAACAAATAAAGAATAGTCAGCCTTGGACTGAGAGAAACCAGCAGCAAGAATAACCTCCGTGAACTTGGAAAACCATTGACGAGAGGCCTGTTTCAGTCCGTACAACAACTTGTGAAGGCGACACACTAGATTCTCCCCCTGTCGCTGAAGACTAGGAGGAGGGGACATATAAATTTCCTCTAGTAAATCACCATTCAAGAAAGCATTATTAACATCTAATTGATGTAAAGACCAGTTCAGACTAGCAGCAACAACAAGAAGACATCGGACAGTGATCATTTTTGCAGTAGGGGAAAAAGTATCGTGATAATCGATACCTGCAGTCTGAGTGAAGCCCCGAGCAACAAGCCTGGCCTTATAGCGCTCCACTGAACCATTAGCCTTGCGCTTGATTCGATACACCCATTTACAACTAATAGGCCGCTTTCCGGGAGGTAAAGGAACCATACTCCATGTCTGATTATCAACAAGAGCTTGAAGCTCAGAATCCATAGCCTCCTGCCATTTCGGATCAGTTACAGCAATTTCATAAGAGGTCGGTTCCTCATCCCGACTAACATTAGCAATATAACGAAGATATGCAGGAGAATACCGATCATA
This genomic interval carries:
- the LOC101299954 gene encoding uncharacterized mitochondrial protein AtMg00810-like, with product MAKPPLKAIDGELLANPTIFRELVRSLQYLTITRSDISFAVNSIAQYMSQPRTTHLIVANRILCYIKGILDHGLSFRPQHHPVHLFAYSDADWAGCFDSRRSTSGYLVYLGSNLISWCSKKKPTVAHSSVEQVLKMSIALLHMPRLKQPV